Below is a genomic region from Desulfomonilia bacterium.
GTCTTGTTCTCAATAATGTATGGATTTGATTCTGTTCCGCTGCCCGAGTCCGCTGCGAGCGCAAGCATTGCGTTGTTGATTGCCACGATTGGCAGCGTGCAACCGCTTAGACTGATTACTGCGATAAATAAGATCATTGCCGGTACCAAAAATGTGAATCTCTTCATAAGAAACCTCCTCCTAGTTATTTAATGATTGTCTTCTGATATCATGGATGGAAATTATGTCGGCGGAATCAGATGAATCTATACTTAAATTATAATACTGGTTTTTTATCATGTCCATAAATTAATGTCCGGAATTACAATAAAGAGGAATCATTATACAAAACATGGCCATGCATGATTGAACAGGGGTGTTGTTTATGATATTTTTTGCTGCATAAAACCCTTCCGGAGGTTTTCTAATGGGAATTTATGAAAATATCTACAGAGATGAACACGGCATACCCCATATAAAATGCAGAACGAAAGAAGACTTGTTTCGTGGACAGGGTTATGTTCATGCAACCGACAGGGGCATGCAGATGATCCTGATGAGAACTCTCGGGCAGGGCAGGGCCGCTGAACTTCTTGACCCCGGCGATGAGATGGTTGCGATAGACAGGTTTTTCAGAAAAATGAACTGGTACGGATGCATCGGGGAAGAAATAAAAAAACTGCCGGAAGAGACAAGGATATATCTGAGCGCATATTGTGATGGGGCAAATGTTGCGTTTTCGAAAAAATTTCCCTGGGAACTGAAACTGCTGGGAATGAAATTCGAGCCATGGAAGATTGAAGACATAATCCAGATATCGAGGATGATAGGCTACCTGACGCTTTCCCAGTCCCAGGCGGAAATGGAGAGATTGTTCGTTGAAATGGTGCAGGCAGGGATCAGCCGTGAAAAGCTTGAAGAACTGTTCCCAGGAATACTGGGCGGACTGGATATCGAACTTTTAAAGAAGGTGGTCTTGACTGAAAGGATAGTCCCGAATTCTCAATTATGGAATATTGCTGCTCCAAGGATGATGGCTTCTAACAACTGGGTAATATCCGGCAAAAAAACTGTTTCAGGAAAAGCGATACTTTCAAATGATCCCCATCTTGAAGTTAACAGGCTTCCCAATGTCTGGTGCGAATTGTTTTTCGAGCAGCAAGACAAATTTGTTTATGGCGGCACCATGCCAGGAGTTCCGGGAATTTTCGTAGGAAGGACCAACGATCTGTCCTGGGGTGCGACATATACTTTCATGGATGCCGAGGACTCCTGGATAGAAAAATGCAGGGATGAGAAGTTCTACAGGGAGGAAGACGGCTGGATTCCTTTTGAAAAAAGAAAGGAAATCATAAAAAGAAAAAACAGGGAACCCGTTGAAGTGATTTTTTATGAAAACGATCACGGTGTGCTGGATGGAGATCCGTCCATCGAAGGCCTCTACCTGGCGACAAAATGGGCCACAGGCAAATCAGGAGCGGATACGATAATTAACGTACTGAAACTGCTGGATGCTGCAACGGTTGAGGAAGGGATGAACTGTCTGGGCAGGGTGGAAAGTTCGTGGAATTTCGTCTTGGCTGACAGCAAAGGAA
It encodes:
- a CDS encoding penicillin acylase family protein; this encodes MGIYENIYRDEHGIPHIKCRTKEDLFRGQGYVHATDRGMQMILMRTLGQGRAAELLDPGDEMVAIDRFFRKMNWYGCIGEEIKKLPEETRIYLSAYCDGANVAFSKKFPWELKLLGMKFEPWKIEDIIQISRMIGYLTLSQSQAEMERLFVEMVQAGISREKLEELFPGILGGLDIELLKKVVLTERIVPNSQLWNIAAPRMMASNNWVISGKKTVSGKAILSNDPHLEVNRLPNVWCELFFEQQDKFVYGGTMPGVPGIFVGRTNDLSWGATYTFMDAEDSWIEKCRDEKFYREEDGWIPFEKRKEIIKRKNREPVEVIFYENDHGVLDGDPSIEGLYLATKWATGKSGADTIINVLKLLDAATVEEGMNCLGRVESSWNFVLADSKGNIGYQMSGLMPVRRDGISGFVPLPGWISDNDWKGFVSFEELPRIVNPESGFFVTANQDLNEYGKVRPINMPMGPYRAERIAQVLSEDKKFSVEDIFSMHMDVYSVQAEAFMKILKPLLPDTGNGKILINWDLRYDPESEGAYLFEEFYKELYREVFGENNMGTGVVDFLKKETGAFVDFYLNFDRILLMETSSWFNGRKREDIYKKSLEKVLSINPKKWGDVQKVMLRHILLGGKVPEFLGFDRGPVTIIGGRATIHQGQIYRSANRQTTFAPSYRFVMDFAKEEFFSSIAGGPSDRRFSKWYASGLEDWTQGKYKTLKINPERKLKL